From Chryseobacterium gallinarum, one genomic window encodes:
- the lpxD gene encoding UDP-3-O-(3-hydroxymyristoyl)glucosamine N-acyltransferase: MEFTASQIASFIDGKIIGDENALIKGVSPIENGESGHLSFIAQDRFSHFLDTSKCSVIIVSEKLLIKDTYTPTLIVVKDAYLSFQVLMNLYQEMKGRKEGIENGSSIHDTAVIGDKAYIGAFTYVSEKAKIGEGSQIYPHVYIGKGVKIGKNCKIDSGARIYDYCVIGDNCVIHSNTVVGGDGFGFQPTAEGFKKIPQLGNVIIEDDVEIGSNCSIDRATIGSTIIGKGTKIDNLIQIAHNVKIGQNNVIAAQAGIAGSTTIGDWNQIGGQVGIVGHIKIGNQVKIQAQSGVNSSVNDKETLYGSPAISYNDYLRSYVHFRSFPEIVSRINNLENNSKDNTNE; this comes from the coding sequence ATGGAATTTACAGCTTCGCAAATTGCAAGTTTTATTGACGGAAAAATAATAGGTGACGAGAACGCACTTATTAAAGGGGTTTCACCAATCGAAAATGGGGAATCAGGACATCTTTCTTTTATAGCACAAGATCGTTTTTCTCATTTTTTAGATACCTCAAAATGTTCCGTTATTATTGTTTCGGAAAAACTTCTGATTAAAGATACTTATACTCCTACCTTAATCGTTGTAAAAGATGCCTATCTGTCTTTCCAGGTTCTGATGAATTTATATCAGGAGATGAAAGGAAGAAAAGAAGGTATTGAAAACGGATCATCTATTCACGATACAGCCGTAATAGGTGATAAAGCTTATATCGGGGCGTTTACCTATGTTTCGGAAAAGGCTAAAATAGGAGAAGGATCACAGATTTATCCTCATGTATATATAGGAAAGGGAGTGAAAATCGGTAAAAACTGTAAAATAGACAGTGGAGCCAGAATTTATGATTACTGTGTCATCGGAGACAATTGTGTCATCCATTCCAATACGGTAGTAGGAGGGGATGGATTTGGTTTTCAACCAACAGCGGAAGGGTTTAAGAAAATCCCTCAATTAGGAAATGTCATTATTGAAGATGATGTTGAAATAGGGTCAAACTGCAGTATAGACCGGGCTACAATCGGTTCTACAATTATTGGGAAAGGAACCAAAATTGATAACCTGATCCAGATTGCCCATAATGTGAAAATCGGTCAGAATAACGTGATTGCAGCACAGGCGGGAATCGCAGGTTCCACCACAATAGGAGACTGGAATCAGATTGGAGGTCAGGTAGGAATTGTGGGACATATTAAAATAGGAAATCAGGTGAAAATTCAGGCTCAGAGTGGGGTGAATTCCAGCGTTAATGATAAAGAAACACTGTATGGATCTCCGGCAATTAGTTATAATGACTATTTGAGAAGCTATGTTCATTTTAGAAGTTTCCCTGAAATTGTAAGCAGAATAAATAATCTTGAGAATAACTCAAAAGATAATACTAATGAGTGA
- a CDS encoding HD domain-containing protein: MQNKLKIINDPVHGFIKIPHEILFDIIEHPYFQRLRRIGQTGLLNLIFPGATHTRFHHALGAMHLMFTALETLKQKGVKISEEEEKGAMLAILMHDIGHGPFSHALESMLMDDWHHENLSLLLMNKLNDEFQGQLSVAIEMFQGKYHRKFFNQLISSQLDVDRLDYLKRDSFFTGVSEGNINTQRIISMMNVCEEGELVIDAKGIYSIENFLTARMFMYWQVYYHKTSALAEYLLVKILERAKLLVSQGINLPATENLKYFLYREKSAATDEDIERFTRLDDNDIIHAMKEWQHSDDFILSYWCACVIGRNLPKTIISSHPFDKEVIAEKIKKTNEFFGIGNGEALVHEIKRKLLPYNTEKQPIYLLQKNGKKTRLHESEDQLLSGLMVHKTTRYILMFPRDISR; this comes from the coding sequence ATGCAGAATAAGCTAAAGATCATCAACGATCCTGTTCACGGATTTATCAAGATCCCACACGAAATTTTATTTGATATCATTGAACATCCTTACTTTCAGAGATTGAGAAGAATCGGGCAAACCGGACTTTTAAACCTGATTTTTCCGGGAGCTACCCACACAAGGTTTCATCATGCACTGGGAGCGATGCATTTGATGTTTACAGCATTGGAAACATTAAAGCAGAAAGGAGTAAAAATTTCTGAAGAAGAAGAAAAAGGAGCAATGCTGGCTATTCTGATGCATGATATTGGTCATGGTCCCTTTTCCCATGCCTTGGAAAGTATGCTGATGGATGACTGGCATCATGAAAACCTTTCGTTATTATTGATGAATAAGCTGAATGATGAATTTCAGGGACAATTATCTGTTGCTATTGAAATGTTTCAGGGGAAATACCATAGAAAGTTTTTTAATCAGCTGATTTCATCTCAATTGGATGTAGACCGGTTGGATTATTTGAAAAGAGACAGTTTTTTTACAGGCGTATCGGAAGGAAACATCAATACACAAAGGATTATTTCAATGATGAATGTCTGTGAAGAAGGAGAGCTGGTTATTGATGCGAAAGGAATTTATTCTATTGAAAACTTTCTAACGGCCAGAATGTTTATGTATTGGCAGGTATACTATCATAAAACTTCTGCTCTGGCGGAATATCTTCTGGTAAAAATTCTGGAAAGAGCCAAGCTTCTGGTTTCCCAGGGAATAAACCTTCCGGCTACTGAAAATCTGAAATACTTTTTATACCGTGAAAAAAGCGCTGCAACAGATGAAGATATTGAAAGGTTTACCAGGCTTGATGATAATGATATTATTCATGCGATGAAAGAATGGCAGCATTCGGATGACTTTATTTTATCATATTGGTGTGCTTGTGTGATCGGGAGAAACCTTCCGAAAACTATCATTTCATCCCATCCGTTTGATAAGGAGGTGATTGCTGAAAAAATAAAAAAGACTAATGAATTTTTCGGAATCGGCAATGGTGAAGCACTGGTACATGAAATTAAAAGAAAACTGCTGCCTTACAATACCGAAAAACAGCCCATTTATTTACTACAGAAAAATGGAAAAAAAACACGGCTGCATGAGTCGGAAGATCAGCTTTTATCAGGTTTAATGGTGCATAAGACCACAAGATATATCCTCATGTTTCCAAGGGATATTTCCCGGTAA
- a CDS encoding S41 family peptidase produces the protein MKTLYPFMRKHFIFILLFFSFNFSAQILSETQKLESLCRVWGFLKYYHPSVAKGNLEWDRQLLHKIDELKGINDKKALNKLYSQWIESLGNVPACKKCKVIEGKSYFLKNFDLGWIDNSDVFSKKISEKLHYIENNRNTGDHYYFGVGNRKIYFRNEKSYGAGYTSKSIALLELFRYWNYIEYFFPYKYETDQPWNDVLTEMIPKFLLANNDESYHLALAELVAKTDDSHAYLYSKHISLSLYGNRKVPVEYSYAEGKLLVTKINSTRFREKSLLNIGDVIYDIEGKTIPEMVNSFAKYVPASNSWGKLHKVKNFFLMSPKDSVAMKIERSGQNLMVTAKTYYSKDIITEKSIAPAKWKFIDPEKKTGYVDMGIIEKEDLDEMYGSLKSAQSIIFDLRNYPRQTIIPLSRLLLPATVPYYRFIFPETNYPGKFYSITNSIGRNNPEYYKGNVVVLVNESTQSQAETTVMMLKQHPKAKVIGSNTSGANGDVITFKIAGLDTRFTGLGAYYPDGRETQRIGIIPDIIVRPTIEGLKEGKDEVMERALHYIKTNE, from the coding sequence ATGAAAACACTATATCCCTTTATGAGGAAACATTTTATTTTCATTTTACTTTTTTTCAGTTTCAATTTTTCAGCACAGATTTTATCTGAAACCCAAAAGCTGGAATCTCTCTGCCGGGTCTGGGGATTTTTAAAATATTATCATCCCAGTGTGGCAAAGGGCAACCTTGAATGGGACAGACAACTGCTCCATAAAATAGATGAACTTAAAGGGATTAATGATAAAAAAGCTTTAAATAAATTGTATTCCCAATGGATTGAAAGCCTGGGAAATGTTCCGGCCTGCAAAAAATGTAAAGTAATTGAGGGAAAGTCCTATTTTTTAAAAAACTTCGACCTGGGCTGGATCGACAATTCTGATGTTTTTAGTAAAAAAATTTCTGAAAAACTCCACTATATCGAAAACAACAGGAATACCGGAGATCATTATTATTTCGGTGTAGGAAACAGGAAAATATATTTCCGGAATGAAAAGTCTTACGGAGCTGGGTATACTTCTAAGTCAATTGCTCTGCTGGAGCTATTCAGATACTGGAATTATATTGAGTATTTTTTCCCTTATAAATACGAAACGGACCAGCCTTGGAATGATGTCCTTACGGAAATGATCCCTAAATTCCTTCTGGCAAACAATGATGAAAGTTACCATCTGGCTTTAGCCGAATTAGTTGCAAAAACTGATGATTCCCATGCTTATCTTTACTCAAAACATATCAGTCTTTCTCTTTATGGAAACAGAAAAGTTCCTGTAGAATATTCTTATGCGGAAGGGAAATTGCTGGTTACGAAAATCAATTCTACCCGTTTTCGAGAAAAAAGCCTGCTGAACATTGGAGATGTGATTTATGATATTGAAGGTAAAACCATCCCGGAAATGGTTAACAGTTTTGCAAAATATGTACCTGCATCCAATTCGTGGGGGAAACTCCATAAAGTAAAAAACTTTTTTCTTATGAGTCCTAAAGATTCCGTGGCCATGAAAATCGAAAGGAGCGGGCAAAACTTGATGGTAACTGCGAAAACCTATTATAGTAAGGATATTATCACTGAAAAAAGTATAGCTCCCGCCAAGTGGAAATTCATTGATCCTGAAAAGAAAACCGGCTACGTGGATATGGGGATCATTGAAAAGGAAGATCTGGATGAAATGTACGGGAGTCTGAAGTCTGCCCAATCTATTATATTTGATCTCAGGAATTATCCCAGACAGACCATTATTCCTTTAAGCAGATTACTGCTACCCGCAACCGTCCCTTATTACCGGTTTATTTTTCCTGAAACCAATTATCCCGGGAAGTTTTATAGCATCACCAACAGTATCGGGAGGAATAATCCTGAATACTATAAAGGAAATGTAGTCGTTTTGGTAAACGAGAGTACCCAAAGCCAGGCTGAAACAACCGTAATGATGCTAAAGCAGCATCCGAAAGCCAAAGTGATTGGCAGCAATACTTCCGGAGCTAACGGAGATGTCATTACTTTTAAAATCGCAGGTCTTGATACCCGCTTTACAGGTCTCGGGGCTTATTATCCCGATGGCAGGGAAACACAAAGAATCGGCATTATTCCGGATATCATTGTAAGACCGACTATAGAGGGGCTTAAAGAAGGTAAAGACGAAGTTATGGAAAGAGCTTTGCATTACATAAAAACCAATGAATAA
- the porX gene encoding T9SS response regulator signal transducer PorX, translating into MSEKILWIDDEIDLLKPHIVFLEKKGYQVTPVNNVNEALELMDSEKFALTLIDENMPGISGLEAIPMIKEKDNSLKIVMVTKSEEEHIMEEAIGSQIADYILKPVNPNQILLSLKKNLQQENLVEQKTILQYQQEFRNLSMELSYLRTYQDWAEYYKKILSWEIKFDKVADNEFADLLQSQKEEANIQFAKFIEKNYENWLTDSDKPIMSHTLFKEKVKPEVEKEKVLLLMVDNLRYDQWKVIEPLFTKYYNKISEDYYYSILPTATQYARNSFFAGLMPSEIEKRFPEKWFNDNEEGNKNEFERDFLEDQMKRIGLGSKSMKYLKVLNADFERKIYDDFNQHKNNDLLVIVYNFIDILSHAKTDNHIVDQLIRDDKTFRSLTFNWFENSSLMKIIKTAAENGYKLVITTDHGTVYVKKPSKVVGDRETSTNIRYKTGKSLTYDDSDVWAITNPEKLFLPKGNLSSKYIFAKNNIFLAYPKNYNHFVNYYKETYQHGGISLEECIIPISILEPK; encoded by the coding sequence ATGTCAGAAAAGATATTATGGATCGATGATGAAATAGATTTACTTAAACCTCATATCGTATTTTTAGAAAAAAAGGGTTACCAGGTAACCCCTGTTAATAATGTGAATGAAGCTTTAGAGCTTATGGATTCTGAGAAGTTTGCATTAACATTAATTGATGAGAATATGCCGGGCATTTCCGGACTGGAAGCAATTCCTATGATTAAGGAAAAAGATAATTCCTTAAAAATAGTAATGGTTACCAAAAGCGAGGAGGAGCACATTATGGAAGAAGCAATAGGCTCCCAGATTGCCGATTATATCCTGAAACCGGTAAATCCGAATCAGATCCTTCTTTCATTAAAGAAAAATCTCCAACAGGAAAACCTTGTTGAACAAAAAACAATTTTGCAGTATCAGCAGGAATTCAGAAACCTTTCGATGGAACTTTCTTACCTGAGAACATACCAAGATTGGGCAGAGTATTATAAGAAAATTCTCAGTTGGGAAATCAAATTTGATAAGGTTGCAGACAATGAATTCGCTGATCTTTTACAATCACAAAAGGAGGAAGCCAATATCCAGTTTGCCAAGTTCATTGAAAAGAATTACGAAAACTGGCTTACAGATTCAGATAAACCTATCATGAGTCACACTCTTTTCAAAGAGAAAGTAAAACCTGAGGTTGAAAAAGAAAAAGTGCTTTTATTGATGGTTGACAATCTTCGTTATGATCAATGGAAAGTTATTGAACCTTTATTTACAAAATATTACAATAAAATATCAGAAGACTACTATTACAGTATTCTTCCTACTGCTACGCAATATGCAAGAAACTCATTCTTTGCCGGCCTGATGCCATCAGAAATTGAGAAGCGTTTTCCTGAAAAATGGTTTAATGATAATGAGGAAGGAAACAAAAATGAATTTGAGCGGGATTTTCTGGAAGACCAGATGAAAAGGATCGGTCTTGGATCCAAATCCATGAAATATCTTAAAGTATTGAATGCTGATTTTGAAAGAAAAATCTACGACGATTTTAATCAGCATAAGAACAATGATCTGTTGGTTATTGTCTATAACTTTATTGATATCCTGTCCCATGCTAAAACGGACAATCATATTGTAGACCAGCTTATCCGTGATGATAAAACTTTCCGGTCCCTTACCTTCAACTGGTTTGAAAATTCTTCATTGATGAAAATTATCAAAACAGCGGCTGAAAACGGATATAAATTGGTGATCACAACAGATCATGGAACTGTTTATGTAAAAAAGCCAAGCAAAGTGGTAGGAGACAGGGAAACCTCTACCAATATCCGTTATAAAACCGGTAAAAGCTTAACCTATGATGATAGTGATGTATGGGCTATCACCAACCCGGAAAAACTGTTCCTGCCAAAAGGAAATCTCAGCTCTAAATATATTTTTGCCAAAAATAATATTTTCCTTGCCTATCCGAAGAATTACAATCACTTTGTAAATTATTATAAAGAAACATATCAACATGGAGGAATTTCACTGGAAGAGTGTATTATTCCTATAAGCATTTTAGAACCCAAGTAG
- a CDS encoding exodeoxyribonuclease III: protein MKLITYNVNGIRAAFTKDFLGWLKAADPDIICIQESKAGNDQIDIESLEKLGYHSYWHSAIRKGYSGVGIASKIKPNHIEYGCGIESYDSEGRIIRADFDGYSAISVYVPSATNIERLDFKMQFCHDFLEYIKNLKKEIPNLIISGDFNICHEAIDIHDPVRLKNVSGFLPMEREWMTNFINECELIDSFRYFNNEPDNYTWWSYRQNSRAKNKGWRLDYNFTSYSLKDKLSRAAILKEAVHSDHCPALLELDI, encoded by the coding sequence ATGAAATTAATTACATACAACGTTAACGGAATCCGGGCTGCTTTCACCAAAGATTTTCTGGGCTGGTTAAAAGCTGCCGATCCTGACATCATCTGCATCCAGGAAAGTAAAGCCGGAAATGATCAGATTGATATTGAAAGCCTGGAAAAACTAGGATATCACAGTTATTGGCATTCTGCAATAAGAAAAGGCTACAGCGGGGTGGGAATTGCTTCAAAAATCAAACCTAATCATATAGAGTATGGTTGTGGTATTGAAAGCTACGATAGCGAAGGAAGAATTATCCGTGCTGATTTTGACGGCTATTCTGCTATTTCAGTTTATGTACCTTCTGCCACCAATATTGAAAGACTGGATTTTAAAATGCAGTTTTGCCATGACTTTTTAGAGTATATAAAAAATCTGAAAAAAGAGATTCCCAACCTGATCATATCCGGAGATTTTAATATCTGTCATGAGGCAATTGATATCCATGATCCTGTCCGCTTAAAAAATGTATCAGGGTTTCTTCCTATGGAAAGAGAATGGATGACCAATTTCATCAACGAATGCGAACTGATTGACAGCTTCAGATATTTTAATAATGAACCTGATAATTATACCTGGTGGAGCTACCGTCAGAATTCCAGAGCCAAGAATAAAGGCTGGAGACTGGATTATAATTTCACCTCTTATAGTTTGAAGGATAAATTAAGCAGAGCCGCTATTTTAAAAGAAGCGGTACATTCTGATCATTGCCCTGCACTATTGGAACTAGACATTTAA
- a CDS encoding septal ring lytic transglycosylase RlpA family protein, which translates to MMKRFILVIIMMISTLGIYSFTNNALDAKKTSYASYYHDKFNGRKTASGEIFDNSKFTAANRTLPFGTNIKVTNLRNGKEVIVRINDRGPFHSSRSLDMSKAAFDEIGDISRGTIPVEYEIVD; encoded by the coding sequence GTGATGAAAAGATTCATTCTCGTAATCATAATGATGATTTCAACCTTAGGTATTTACTCATTTACGAATAATGCCTTAGATGCGAAAAAAACAAGTTATGCATCGTACTACCACGATAAATTTAACGGTAGAAAAACCGCCAGCGGAGAAATCTTTGATAACTCAAAGTTTACCGCAGCAAACAGAACGCTTCCATTTGGAACAAACATTAAGGTAACCAACCTTAGGAATGGTAAAGAAGTGATAGTAAGAATTAATGACAGAGGACCTTTCCATTCATCAAGATCTTTAGACATGTCTAAAGCTGCGTTCGACGAAATCGGAGATATCAGTAGAGGTACAATTCCGGTGGAGTATGAAATTGTCGATTAA
- the rimO gene encoding 30S ribosomal protein S12 methylthiotransferase RimO — protein MRTKSVGKKKINVVTLGCSKNVYDSEVLMSQLKANGKEVVHEDRGDIVVINTCGFIDNAKEESINTILDYVEAKNRGEVEKVFVTGCLSERYKPDLVKEIPDVDQYFGTRDLPVLLKHLGADYKHELVGERLTTTPKHYAYLKISEGCDRPCSFCAIPLMRGGHVSTPIEKLVSEAQKLAKKGTKELILIAQDLTYYGLDLYKKRALGDLLKELVKVEGVEWIRLHYAFPSGFPEDVLDIIREEPKVCNYIDIPLQHINSDLLKSMKRGTTHEKTNALLAKFREKVPDMAIRTTLIVGYPGETEERFQELKNWVKEQKFDRLGCFTYSHEENTTAHVLDDDIPQEVKEARVEEIMELQSQISWEKNQEKIGKTFRCIFDRKEGNYFIGRTEYDSPDVDNTVLVSAEDTYISIGEFANVIITSAEEFDLYGELV, from the coding sequence ATGTAGTTACTCTTGGATGCTCCAAGAATGTCTATGATTCTGAAGTATTAATGAGCCAGCTGAAAGCCAATGGTAAAGAAGTGGTTCATGAAGATCGTGGTGATATTGTTGTGATCAATACCTGCGGATTTATAGATAATGCTAAAGAAGAATCCATTAATACTATCCTTGATTATGTAGAAGCCAAAAACAGGGGAGAGGTAGAAAAAGTATTTGTTACAGGATGCCTTTCCGAAAGATATAAGCCGGATCTGGTAAAAGAAATTCCGGATGTAGATCAATATTTTGGGACCAGAGATTTACCCGTTCTGCTTAAACATCTTGGAGCAGATTACAAACACGAACTGGTGGGAGAAAGACTTACAACAACTCCCAAGCATTACGCATATCTTAAAATCTCAGAAGGATGTGACAGGCCATGCTCTTTTTGCGCTATTCCCTTAATGAGAGGAGGACACGTTTCCACGCCTATTGAAAAATTGGTCTCTGAAGCTCAGAAGTTGGCTAAGAAAGGAACAAAAGAACTGATTCTGATTGCTCAGGATCTTACTTATTACGGGTTGGATCTTTATAAAAAAAGAGCCCTCGGAGATCTTCTGAAAGAATTGGTAAAAGTAGAAGGAGTAGAGTGGATTCGTCTTCATTATGCATTTCCAAGCGGTTTTCCGGAAGATGTATTAGATATTATCCGTGAAGAACCAAAAGTATGTAATTACATAGATATTCCGCTTCAGCATATCAATTCCGATCTTTTGAAATCGATGAAGAGAGGAACAACTCATGAAAAAACAAATGCTCTTCTGGCTAAATTCAGAGAAAAAGTTCCGGATATGGCTATCAGGACTACCCTGATTGTAGGGTATCCCGGAGAAACAGAAGAGAGGTTCCAGGAATTAAAAAATTGGGTAAAAGAACAAAAATTTGACAGATTAGGATGCTTCACCTATTCCCATGAAGAAAATACAACAGCTCATGTACTGGATGATGATATCCCGCAGGAAGTAAAAGAGGCCAGGGTAGAAGAGATTATGGAGCTGCAATCACAAATCTCTTGGGAAAAGAATCAGGAAAAAATAGGGAAAACATTCAGGTGTATCTTTGACCGTAAAGAAGGAAACTACTTTATAGGAAGAACGGAATATGACTCTCCTGATGTGGATAATACGGTTTTGGTTTCGGCAGAAGATACCTATATTTCTATAGGTGAATTTGCCAATGTTATCATCACTTCAGCTGAAGAGTTCGACTTATATGGAGAATTAGTATAA